The Methanosphaera sp. BMS genome contains a region encoding:
- a CDS encoding DUF169 domain-containing protein encodes MDNNELSQKLNEQVGMEKEPVAIKVYDDAACAEAELTKYDGQARHCQLTFESSTEGKSFYATANEMNCPNGALALGFTDKQVDAFPQIPPIKQALGYAPLKDATFEPDVIIIYATPVQALKIAKLYKATFKKRFEANFNGTASLCADAVSSPYVSGQSNMTLGCTGSRKFSDIKDEEMVIGLTYADAVDMLQDK; translated from the coding sequence ATGGATAATAATGAATTATCACAAAAACTCAATGAACAAGTAGGAATGGAAAAAGAACCCGTTGCAATAAAGGTATATGATGACGCAGCCTGTGCAGAGGCAGAACTAACAAAATATGACGGTCAGGCAAGGCATTGTCAATTGACATTCGAATCATCAACAGAGGGAAAATCATTCTATGCAACGGCCAATGAGATGAACTGTCCAAACGGTGCATTGGCATTAGGTTTTACAGACAAACAGGTTGATGCATTTCCACAGATACCACCTATAAAACAAGCATTGGGTTATGCACCTTTAAAAGATGCCACATTTGAACCGGATGTAATAATAATTTATGCAACACCAGTACAGGCTCTTAAAATAGCAAAATTATACAAGGCAACATTTAAAAAACGATTTGAAGCAAACTTCAATGGAACTGCATCGTTATGTGCGGATGCAGTATCATCACCTTATGTGTCCGGTCAATCAAACATGACTTTAGGGTGTACCGGTTCCCGTAAATTTTCAGATATAAAGGATGAAGAAATGGTTATCGGATTAACATATGCCGATGCGGTAGATATGTTACAAGATAAATAA
- a CDS encoding NTP transferase domain-containing protein has product MDAIITAAGKNSRMINDFKRMDKTPVHKLKLKIEDKEILIHTIDHILESDIENITIVLGNFRDEIYGLLEDYGLTKKISVKYNKDNDVGLSQTITTALEGCKNSYYLFAAADQPTVTANTINNMIEKLESSPNPDNTISILARRKTGWLDSAEGLGMPFCCYGDLLYGYLKDENDNLNPILRKMIKDNVEFYGVKAENDLELLNINCYSEYLKIKEEIEET; this is encoded by the coding sequence ATGGATGCAATAATTACGGCTGCCGGAAAAAATTCCAGAATGATTAATGACTTTAAAAGAATGGATAAAACGCCTGTTCATAAATTAAAGCTAAAAATAGAGGATAAAGAAATATTAATTCATACCATAGATCATATACTGGAATCTGATATTGAGAACATTACCATAGTACTTGGAAACTTTAGGGATGAAATCTATGGTTTGCTGGAAGATTATGGATTAACAAAGAAGATTTCTGTTAAATATAACAAAGATAATGATGTGGGATTATCCCAAACAATTACCACTGCTTTAGAGGGTTGTAAAAACAGTTATTATCTTTTTGCCGCTGCAGATCAACCAACGGTTACTGCAAATACAATTAATAACATGATTGAAAAACTGGAAAGCTCGCCAAATCCAGACAATACAATCAGTATACTGGCTAGACGAAAAACAGGGTGGCTTGATAGTGCAGAAGGATTAGGTATGCCGTTTTGCTGTTATGGAGACTTATTATACGGATATCTTAAAGATGAAAATGATAATCTCAACCCTATTCTACGTAAAATGATTAAGGATAACGTTGAATTTTATGGAGTTAAAGCTGAAAATGATCTTGAACTTCTAAATATTAACTGTTATAGCGAATATTTAAAGATAAAGGAAGAAATTGAAGAAACATGA